The Podarcis raffonei isolate rPodRaf1 chromosome 2, rPodRaf1.pri, whole genome shotgun sequence genome window below encodes:
- the RAB7A gene encoding ras-related protein Rab-7a, protein MTSRKKVLLKVIILGDSGVGKTSLMNQYVNKKFSNQYKATIGADFLTKEVMVDDRLVTMQIWDTAGQERFQSLGVAFYRGADCCVLVFDVTAPNTFKTLDSWRDEFLIQASPRDPENFPFVVLGNKIDLENRQVTTKRAQAWCYSKNNIPYFETSAKEAINVEQAFQTIARNALKQETEVELYNEFPEPIKLDKNDRAKASAESCSC, encoded by the exons GGTGGGAAAGACATCTCTCATGAACCAGTATGTGAACAAGAAATTCAGTAACCAGTACAAAGCTACAATAGGAGCTGACTTCCTCACAAAGGAAGTGATGGTGGATGACAGGCTAGTCACAATGCAG ATATGGGATACAGCAGGGCAGGAACGGTTTCAGTCTCTGGGAGTAGCCTTCTACAGAGGAGCAGACTGCTGCGTGCTGGTGTTTGACGTAACGGctcccaacacatttaaaactctCGACAGCTGGCGAGATGAGTTTCTCATTCAAGCCAGTCCGCGGGATCCTGAGAACTTTCCTTTTGTTGTGCTGGGAAACAAGATTGACCTTGAAAACAGACAA GTTACTACAAAACGAGCACAGGCCTGGTGCTACAGCAAAAACAATATCCCTTATTTTGAAACCAGTGCCAAGGAGGCCATTAACGTGGAACAGGCTTTCCAAACAATTGCACGAAATGCACTTAAGCAG GAAACTGAAGTGGAGCTTTACAACGAATTTCCTGAACCTATCAAACTAGACAAGAATGACCGGGCGAAAGCCTCTGCGGAGAGCTGCAGCTGCTGA